The Bacteroidota bacterium DNA window TTATGAAGGAGATTCTTTGGTTTATAGTGTTACTGCGCCGTTTCATGGAGGTAGTACATTTGATCCTGTTCCTGACCCTCCGGCTGGACCTCCTTATTCACGGGTGGTTTTCAGAAATCCGTATTCGGTCGCTAACGCATTAGGTGGAACTCCAATGGTGATTGATGCTTCAACAGGATTGCTTAAAGCAACTCCTAATTCACTCGGACAATTTATCTATGGGATTACTGTAAAGGAATATAGAAACGGAGTTTTACTCGGTGAAACTACCCGCGATTTTCAAGTTAACGTTGTGAGTTGTCCCGAAATAACTGTAGCATCGATATTTTCCCCAACAATTTCTTGTGGAACTTTATCCGCAAATTTTGAGAATACAAGTTATAACGCTGCAACTTATCATTGGGATTTTGGTGAATTGGGAGTTACTTCTGATACATCTGCTTTGATGAATCCAACCTATGCTTATGCTGATACAGGCGATTATGTTGCAACTTTGATTGCATATTCAGGATTAAATCCAAATTGTAATGATACCGCCCGCGGTAATGTCCACATCTATCCGGTCTTCAATTCCGATTTCGATATCCGTAATGTATACTGCTCCGGAAGATTTGATTTTATAGACAGATCTTATGGAATTGGTGGCGTAGCTAATTTCTGGAAATGGAATTTCGGCGACGATTCACTTTCTTATGATGTAAACCCCGTTCACATTTATGAAAATCCCGGAATCTATAATGTTTCTTTAATCACTTCTGCTGATTCATCCTGCTATGATACTCTGCAACAAAAAGTCATAGTGCAACAAAATCCTTTTTCGAACTTTGGTATTCAGCTTGACACTTGTTCCTATACAATTAGAACAATTGATTCAGCCTTGTTTGCCGCTTCCTACCGATGGGATTTTGGTGATGGTAATGTCGATTATACTTCTGATCCCGTACATTCTTTTGCAACGTATGGAAATTATACAATTCAGCAAATAGTTTTCACAGATTCCACATGTATAGACACTTCAACATATACCATAACGATCCCGCCATTATCTACTGTAGATTTTGGATATTCAGTCGCAATGTGTGATTCTGTCGTTAATTTTTCAAATTTATCAGTCAATGCAAAAGGCTACCTATGGAATTTCGGTGATGGGCAAACTTCAGTAGCAGAGAACCCTTTACATACTTATTCTTTAGCAGGAACCATTCCTGTGACACTGACCGGAATTTCAAGATATGGTTGTGAAAGCATAGTTAAAAAGGAAATAAATTTTATATCCTTCAAAGAAGCAA harbors:
- a CDS encoding PKD domain-containing protein, whose amino-acid sequence is MIKKSILLFFFYGLFVVFPKISTATHIAGGEMNYRFLGGTTYEVTLTVYRDCYNGIPDFDNPAIIGIYDGNDELLSTTSAFITTSGPVSNAINSPCLIPPTNVCYEVANYVFNIDLPPAPGGYTITYQRCCRNSTVVNIVNVDDAGATYFATIPDPSISTFNSNPKYINLPPTFICMGVPFTFDHSAIDYEGDSLVYSVTAPFHGGSTFDPVPDPPAGPPYSRVVFRNPYSVANALGGTPMVIDASTGLLKATPNSLGQFIYGITVKEYRNGVLLGETTRDFQVNVVSCPEITVASIFSPTISCGTLSANFENTSYNAATYHWDFGELGVTSDTSALMNPTYAYADTGDYVATLIAYSGLNPNCNDTARGNVHIYPVFNSDFDIRNVYCSGRFDFIDRSYGIGGVANFWKWNFGDDSLSYDVNPVHIYENPGIYNVSLITSADSSCYDTLQQKVIVQQNPFSNFGIQLDTCSYTIRTIDSALFAASYRWDFGDGNVDYTSDPVHSFATYGNYTIQQIVFTDSTCIDTSTYTITIPPLSTVDFGYSVAMCDSVVNFSNLSVNAKGYLWNFGDGQTSVAENPLHTYSLAGTIPVTLTGISRYGCESIVKKEINFISFKEAKFSSTQDSCTGNFTFSNVSENAVTYDWNFGDGTLSEDRLPVHNYGTTGKFSVLLIVNKESACSDSITIELAPEELLGEILYVPNSFTPNGDGLNDFFKFSTYRPCLNYSIQIYNRWGTKIYENENAGEMEWDGRFQDTMVPADIYVYILNNGEQQRSGMINVIR